The Bacillota bacterium genome includes a region encoding these proteins:
- a CDS encoding putative toxin-antitoxin system toxin component, PIN family, producing MSEPHETLRPKVVLDTNILISALALISESTDQVIELARRGEIELYISKPILIEFKRVPVVKFRYSENEAIERLASIIRISTLVNPKERFSAVQDDESDNRILECAFAAKANFIVSGDKHLKNLREFKSIKILPPSEFIRDYFSER from the coding sequence GTGAGCGAACCTCATGAGACTTTGCGACCTAAAGTTGTCTTAGATACCAATATCCTTATCTCGGCTCTTGCTTTAATTAGCGAATCCACAGATCAAGTCATTGAGTTAGCTAGAAGAGGCGAGATCGAGCTTTATATTTCAAAGCCAATTCTCATAGAGTTTAAACGTGTTCCGGTCGTGAAGTTTCGATACAGTGAAAATGAAGCTATTGAACGCTTGGCTTCCATCATAAGAATTTCAACGTTGGTTAATCCCAAAGAACGGTTCTCAGCCGTTCAAGATGACGAATCCGATAACCGAATCCTCGAATGTGCTTTTGCTGCCAAAGCCAATTTTATCGTTTCAGGCGACAAGCACCTAAAGAACCTCAGAGAATTCAAGAGCATTAAAATCCTTCCACCCTCAGAATTTATCCGTGATTATTTTAGTGAGCGATAG
- a CDS encoding ribbon-helix-helix domain-containing protein yields the protein MLGKYKVVTLSMPEEIYKQANEIAKEGRTRSELFREALRQYVDAKKWRKLQRETAERARSLVITSEDDVKRIIRELRERTS from the coding sequence ATGTTGGGAAAATACAAAGTTGTAACCTTATCAATGCCAGAAGAAATTTATAAACAGGCTAATGAGATTGCTAAAGAAGGAAGAACCAGAAGCGAGCTCTTTAGAGAAGCTCTAAGGCAGTATGTTGATGCGAAGAAATGGCGTAAACTTCAAAGAGAAACAGCAGAGCGGGCTAGAAGTCTAGTTATCACGTCAGAGGATGATGTTAAGCGCATCATTAGGGAACTGCGTGAGCGAACCTCATGA
- a CDS encoding DUF5615 family PIN-like protein: MSLRLFADHCTPSSVINSLRTAGYEVLRLQDHIPKDSPDQQVIAKAQELDSILLSLNGDFSDIVAYPPEHYKGIIALQVRNHPESIPQLIERLKDYLSDHQSMNHFIGKLFLVETHRIRVRT; this comes from the coding sequence ATGAGCTTAAGGCTGTTTGCAGATCATTGCACTCCAAGCTCAGTAATTAACAGCCTTCGGACAGCAGGATATGAGGTTCTTCGCCTCCAAGATCATATCCCCAAAGATTCTCCAGACCAGCAGGTGATAGCAAAGGCACAAGAGCTTGATTCAATACTGCTTTCCCTAAACGGTGATTTCTCAGATATAGTTGCGTATCCTCCAGAGCACTATAAAGGTATCATCGCTCTTCAAGTAAGAAATCATCCAGAATCAATCCCGCAACTGATCGAAAGGTTGAAAGATTACCTATCAGATCACCAAAGCATGAATCATTTTATCGGAAAACTATTCTTAGTAGAAACTCACAGAATCAGGGTCCGCACATAG
- a CDS encoding DUF433 domain-containing protein, which translates to MPVNWRDYIVSTADVLHGKPRIKGTRIPVSLILGYLASGMSAEQIIEELPDLTKEHIAACLDYARDLSDFEAAV; encoded by the coding sequence ATGCCGGTAAACTGGCGAGATTATATTGTAAGCACTGCTGATGTACTTCACGGTAAGCCTCGCATCAAAGGCACACGCATCCCAGTAAGTCTCATTCTTGGGTACTTAGCTTCAGGTATGTCAGCTGAGCAGATAATCGAAGAGCTTCCTGACCTTACTAAAGAGCATATAGCCGCTTGTCTAGATTATGCCAGAGATTTATCGGATTTCGAGGCTGCGGTGTAA